A genomic region of uncultured Roseibium sp. contains the following coding sequences:
- the murD gene encoding UDP-N-acetylmuramoyl-L-alanine--D-glutamate ligase: MIPVTTFQGRKVALFGLGGSGLATARALKAGGAEVVCHDDNEARVQQAAEAGLATQDLRALDWDGIAALVLSPGVPLTHPVPHWTVDLAREAGAEIIGDVELFCRERRKQCLSAPFIAITGTNGKSTTTALIAHLLKELGLDVQVGGNIGTPVLELQPPVPGRHYVIECSSYQIDLSPTLDPSIGVHMNLSPDHLDRHGTMENYSAIKERLVAGSKLAIIGVDDRLSSQIADRLELAHKPVCRIAGERELTEGIYASHGFLIEAHSGTQRQVALLGGVDSLRGDHNGQNAAASFAALRALEQPSEKIAAALTTFPGLHHRMEIVAKRGRVLFVNDSKATNADAAARALSSFERIYWIAGGRAKEGGISSLDEYFPRIAKTFLIGEAAEDFAKVLEGRVPFRISGTLPEAVVDAASEAAEDGAEEIAILLSPACASFDQYPNFELRGAAFVDAVRALQGAGNSQEVA; this comes from the coding sequence ATGATCCCCGTCACGACATTTCAAGGAAGGAAGGTCGCGCTGTTCGGACTTGGCGGGTCCGGCCTCGCTACCGCGCGTGCCCTGAAGGCCGGCGGGGCGGAGGTCGTGTGTCACGATGACAACGAGGCGCGCGTTCAACAGGCGGCTGAAGCGGGTCTTGCAACACAGGATCTGCGCGCGCTTGACTGGGACGGCATCGCCGCGCTGGTGCTGTCGCCCGGCGTGCCGCTCACGCATCCGGTGCCGCACTGGACAGTCGATCTCGCACGCGAGGCCGGTGCCGAGATCATCGGAGACGTGGAACTGTTCTGCCGGGAGCGGCGCAAACAATGCCTTTCCGCTCCCTTCATCGCGATCACCGGAACGAACGGCAAGTCGACAACCACCGCGCTTATCGCGCATCTGCTCAAGGAACTCGGGCTTGATGTTCAGGTGGGCGGAAACATCGGAACGCCGGTCCTCGAACTGCAACCACCGGTTCCCGGGCGCCACTATGTCATCGAGTGCTCGTCCTACCAGATCGATCTGTCGCCGACGCTTGATCCGAGCATCGGCGTGCACATGAACCTGTCTCCGGACCATCTCGACCGGCACGGCACCATGGAAAACTACTCTGCGATCAAGGAAAGGCTCGTGGCCGGGTCCAAGCTGGCGATCATCGGTGTCGACGATCGCCTGTCTTCCCAGATCGCGGACCGGCTCGAGCTCGCACACAAGCCGGTGTGCAGGATCGCCGGGGAGCGGGAGCTGACGGAAGGGATCTACGCGTCGCACGGGTTCCTGATCGAAGCTCACAGCGGAACGCAGCGCCAGGTTGCCCTGCTTGGCGGGGTTGACAGCCTGCGCGGAGATCACAACGGCCAGAACGCCGCAGCCTCATTTGCGGCCCTGCGCGCCCTGGAGCAGCCGTCCGAAAAAATCGCCGCCGCTCTCACCACCTTCCCGGGTCTGCATCATCGCATGGAGATCGTCGCAAAACGTGGGCGGGTGCTGTTCGTCAACGATTCCAAGGCGACCAACGCAGACGCCGCGGCCCGGGCGCTTTCAAGCTTCGAGAGGATCTACTGGATCGCGGGGGGACGCGCCAAGGAAGGCGGGATCTCCTCCCTGGACGAGTATTTTCCGAGGATCGCCAAAACGTTCCTCATCGGGGAAGCGGCTGAAGACTTCGCCAAGGTTCTGGAGGGCAGGGTGCCGTTCCGGATCAGCGGAACATTGCCGGAGGCCGTTGTCGACGCAGCGAGCGAGGCAGCGGAGGACGGAGCGGAGGAAATTGCAATTCTCCTTTCTCCTGCGTGTGCGAGTTTCGATCAATATCCGAATTTTGAACTGCGCGGCGCTGCCTTCGTGGACGCGGTGCGTGCCCTGCAGGGCGCTGGAAACTCGCAGGAGGTCGCATAA
- the mraY gene encoding phospho-N-acetylmuramoyl-pentapeptide-transferase: MFYFLGQFADQISALNVFRYITFRTGGAIMTALFFVFLFGPKIISSLRIRQGHGQPIRADGPESHLLTKQGTPTMGGLMIMSGAMVAALLWSDLSNPYVWVVIGVTLGFGGIGFYDDYLKVTKSSHTGFGGKARLALEFLIAALAAYAVTILDTSEYSKAITFPFLKDFTLNLGLIFIPFAAFVMVGAGNAVNLTDGLDGLAIVPVMIACASFGLIAYLSGNAVFANYLQIHHVSGTGELAVICGAVIGAGLGFLWFNAPPAAIFMGDTGSLALGGMIGAIAVATKHEIVLAIIGGLFVLEAVSVIVQVFSFKLTGKRVFRMAPIHHHFEMMGWTESQVVIRFWIIAVVLALLGLATLKLR, translated from the coding sequence ATGTTTTATTTTTTGGGGCAGTTTGCGGATCAGATTTCGGCGTTGAACGTGTTCAGATACATCACGTTCCGAACGGGCGGCGCGATAATGACCGCGCTGTTTTTTGTTTTCCTGTTCGGGCCGAAGATAATCTCCAGTCTGCGTATCCGTCAGGGCCACGGCCAGCCGATCCGGGCCGATGGACCCGAGAGCCATCTTCTCACGAAGCAGGGAACGCCCACCATGGGCGGACTGATGATCATGTCGGGCGCGATGGTCGCGGCGCTGCTGTGGTCGGACCTGTCCAATCCCTATGTCTGGGTCGTGATCGGCGTCACCCTCGGTTTCGGCGGGATCGGCTTCTACGACGACTACCTGAAAGTCACGAAATCCTCCCATACCGGCTTTGGCGGCAAGGCGCGCCTTGCGCTCGAATTCCTGATTGCGGCACTCGCGGCCTATGCCGTGACGATCCTCGACACGTCCGAGTATTCCAAGGCGATCACCTTCCCGTTCCTGAAGGACTTCACGCTCAATCTCGGACTGATATTCATCCCCTTTGCCGCCTTTGTCATGGTCGGGGCCGGGAACGCGGTCAACCTGACCGACGGTCTCGACGGTCTTGCGATCGTTCCGGTCATGATCGCCTGTGCGTCGTTCGGGCTGATCGCCTATCTGTCAGGCAACGCGGTTTTCGCGAACTACCTGCAGATCCACCATGTCTCGGGAACCGGCGAACTCGCCGTCATCTGCGGCGCGGTGATCGGTGCGGGGTTGGGCTTCCTCTGGTTCAATGCGCCGCCTGCGGCGATTTTCATGGGTGACACCGGGTCGCTGGCGCTCGGCGGCATGATCGGTGCGATCGCCGTTGCCACCAAACACGAAATCGTCCTTGCGATCATCGGCGGCCTCTTTGTTCTTGAGGCCGTTTCGGTGATCGTACAGGTGTTTTCCTTCAAACTGACGGGCAAACGGGTGTTCCGCATGGCTCCGATCCATCACCATTTCGAGATGATGGGATGGACGGAAAGCCAGGTTGTGATCCGGTTCTGGATCATTGCGGTCGTCCTTGCCCTGCTCGGTCTCGCCACGCTGAAGCTGAGGTAG
- a CDS encoding UDP-N-acetylmuramoylalanyl-D-glutamyl-2,6-diaminopimelate--D-alanyl-D-alanine ligase: MSDPLWKLDAFAEAAGGRVEGEADAEIMGISIDSRSLEPGDAFIAIKGDRFDGHDYVAAALDAGASVAVVADSKLPDLPEDGRYVVVGDPLEAMCRIGIASRARTSARIIAVTGSVGKTGTKEALRLTLEQSGKVHASVASFNNHWGVPLTLARMPADTEYGVFEIGMNHHGEITPLVRMVRPHVAIITTVQPVHLEFFDSVEKIAQAKAEIFEGLEPDGVAILNKDNRQYDLLRFLATTAGVPRVQTFGLDPSADSHVENVVSYAGGSSVDASILGTEITYKVGAPGKHVVKNSLAVLTAVHDVGADLARAGLALDSMKPPRGRGEVSRLVAPGGEFDLVDESYNANPASMRAAISVIGETPVTRPGRRIAVIGDMRELGPEADRLHAELLEPITEAQIDAVYCAGPHMHALWERLPQQLRSHYSEDAKDLEDVILRDVRPGDVVMVKGSLGTRMGPIVEALKKEYPPADDTAAA, from the coding sequence ATGAGCGACCCTCTCTGGAAACTGGATGCATTTGCCGAGGCTGCTGGTGGCCGTGTCGAGGGTGAGGCCGATGCGGAGATTATGGGGATCTCGATCGACAGCCGGTCGCTGGAACCGGGCGATGCGTTCATTGCCATCAAGGGAGACCGCTTCGACGGGCACGACTACGTTGCAGCAGCGCTGGACGCAGGTGCCAGCGTTGCGGTCGTTGCAGACAGCAAACTTCCGGACTTGCCCGAGGATGGGCGCTACGTGGTCGTCGGCGATCCGCTGGAGGCGATGTGCCGGATCGGGATTGCATCGCGTGCACGTACAAGCGCCCGGATCATCGCGGTCACCGGTTCCGTCGGCAAGACCGGCACCAAGGAAGCGCTCCGGCTGACGCTGGAGCAGTCCGGCAAGGTGCATGCGTCCGTCGCGTCTTTCAACAACCACTGGGGCGTGCCCCTGACGCTTGCGCGCATGCCGGCCGACACCGAATACGGTGTCTTTGAAATCGGCATGAACCACCACGGTGAGATCACGCCGCTGGTCAGGATGGTCCGGCCGCATGTGGCGATCATCACGACGGTTCAGCCGGTTCATCTGGAATTCTTCGATTCGGTTGAAAAGATCGCGCAGGCCAAGGCCGAAATCTTCGAGGGACTGGAACCGGATGGCGTGGCGATCCTCAACAAGGACAATCGCCAGTACGATCTCCTGCGCTTTCTCGCGACCACCGCCGGCGTCCCGAGAGTTCAGACATTCGGGCTGGACCCGAGCGCAGACAGTCACGTGGAGAATGTCGTCAGCTATGCGGGCGGATCGAGCGTGGATGCCTCGATACTTGGCACCGAGATCACCTACAAGGTCGGCGCGCCCGGCAAACATGTCGTGAAAAACAGCCTGGCGGTCCTGACAGCGGTTCACGACGTCGGCGCGGACCTTGCGCGGGCCGGGCTTGCCCTCGACAGCATGAAACCGCCAAGGGGGCGCGGCGAAGTCAGCCGCCTCGTGGCGCCGGGTGGCGAATTCGACCTCGTGGATGAGAGCTACAACGCCAATCCCGCCTCCATGCGGGCGGCCATTTCGGTGATTGGCGAGACACCGGTCACGCGCCCCGGCCGCCGGATTGCGGTGATCGGCGACATGCGCGAACTGGGGCCGGAGGCGGACCGGCTGCATGCCGAGTTGCTGGAACCGATAACCGAGGCGCAGATCGACGCGGTCTACTGCGCAGGTCCGCATATGCACGCGCTCTGGGAGCGGTTGCCGCAACAGCTGCGGTCTCACTACAGCGAGGATGCAAAAGATCTGGAAGACGTCATTTTGAGGGACGTCCGGCCCGGCGATGTCGTTATGGTCAAGGGATCACTCGGGACCCGCATGGGCCCGATTGTCGAGGCCCTTAAGAAGGAATACCCGCCAGCGGACGACACCGCGGCGGCATAA
- a CDS encoding UDP-N-acetylmuramoyl-L-alanyl-D-glutamate--2,6-diaminopimelate ligase: MDLEYLADGIPLPVQAKGLEITGLTADSRSARPGYLFAAFRGTTVDGTRFVPNAVQAGAVAILCASDAEDALKALLPDEIAVIAVDEPRRVFARLAAKFYGRQPDVIVAVTGTAGKTSVAHFVRQIFQAAGHPAASLGTLGIVKADGSTYGGLTTPDPVALHRELSELEAEGINHAALEASSHGLDQYRLDGVRLTAAAFTNLGRDHMDYHPSIEDYLRAKLRLFADLLPAGGTVVVDPGEKYSDRVLEVAGQRGLTVFEVGETGRDLKLTGLRTEGAGQELALQTDRGEYRVTLPLIGRFQVSNALIAAGLAIAAGTDMGLVLRSLENLKGAPGRLELAGRTAAGGLVFVDYAHKPDALDNALAALRPIATGKLAVVIGAGGDRDPGKRKLMGEAAARHSDLVIVTDDNPRSEDPASIREAVMSGAPDALEIGDRMEAIAEGVRGLQAGDILCVAGKGHETGQIVGDTVIPFSDHDAVQRAISLQGAP; this comes from the coding sequence ATGGATCTTGAATATCTGGCCGACGGCATTCCCTTGCCGGTTCAGGCAAAAGGTCTTGAAATAACGGGACTGACGGCTGACAGCAGGTCTGCGCGGCCCGGATACCTGTTTGCCGCGTTCAGGGGCACGACGGTCGACGGCACCCGCTTCGTCCCGAATGCGGTTCAAGCCGGCGCAGTCGCGATCCTGTGCGCCAGTGACGCAGAGGACGCCCTCAAGGCACTGCTTCCTGATGAAATTGCCGTCATCGCGGTCGACGAACCCCGCAGGGTCTTCGCCCGTCTTGCGGCCAAGTTTTACGGCAGGCAGCCGGATGTGATCGTCGCGGTTACAGGGACTGCGGGCAAAACCTCGGTTGCGCATTTCGTGCGGCAGATCTTTCAGGCGGCAGGCCATCCGGCGGCCAGCCTTGGAACACTCGGTATCGTCAAGGCCGACGGTTCGACCTACGGCGGCCTGACCACGCCAGATCCCGTTGCGCTCCACCGGGAACTGAGCGAGCTGGAAGCGGAGGGGATCAACCATGCAGCCCTGGAAGCCTCGTCCCACGGACTGGATCAGTACAGACTGGACGGTGTGCGCCTGACGGCTGCCGCCTTTACCAATCTCGGCCGGGATCACATGGACTACCATCCGAGCATCGAGGACTATCTGCGCGCCAAGCTCCGTCTCTTTGCAGATCTGCTGCCTGCCGGCGGAACGGTCGTTGTCGATCCGGGCGAAAAATATTCAGACCGGGTTCTGGAGGTTGCCGGACAACGCGGATTAACGGTTTTCGAGGTCGGTGAAACGGGGCGCGACCTGAAATTGACCGGTCTCAGAACCGAAGGCGCGGGTCAGGAACTCGCGCTGCAGACGGATCGCGGGGAATACAGGGTCACGCTGCCCCTGATCGGGCGTTTCCAGGTTTCCAATGCCCTGATCGCGGCCGGACTTGCGATTGCCGCGGGCACGGACATGGGTCTGGTGCTGCGGTCCCTTGAAAATCTCAAAGGCGCTCCGGGGCGCCTGGAACTGGCTGGCAGGACAGCGGCCGGCGGACTTGTTTTCGTCGATTATGCCCACAAGCCGGACGCGCTCGACAATGCCCTTGCTGCGCTCCGGCCGATCGCGACCGGAAAACTGGCCGTCGTCATCGGTGCCGGAGGGGACCGGGATCCCGGCAAGCGCAAGCTCATGGGCGAGGCGGCTGCACGACACTCGGATCTGGTCATTGTAACGGATGACAACCCGCGATCAGAGGATCCGGCATCCATTCGCGAGGCGGTCATGTCGGGTGCGCCGGATGCGCTGGAGATCGGCGACCGGATGGAAGCGATTGCCGAAGGCGTTCGCGGGCTTCAAGCCGGCGATATCCTGTGTGTTGCCGGAAAGGGCCACGAAACCGGCCAGATTGTTGGCGACACAGTGATTCCCTTTTCCGATCACGACGCCGTGCAGCGTGCGATAAGCCTTCAAGGAGCACCATGA
- a CDS encoding penicillin-binding protein 2, which translates to MTIVSEPASFLQVKRSSPRSARGSVSSSAVRSRVIVAMMAFACVYAAIAGRLVHLAQMEEAPSRAWISAQDSVSASRPDLIDRNGEILATDIKTASLYAEPRRIIDVDEAVEGLIRALPELDEQVVRRRLESGAGFVWLKREMTPQKADEVHNLGLPGIGFLSENQRFYPGGPTAGHIVGSVNVDNQGLAGIEKHIDDEWLADLQSLGFASDKSMEPVRLSVDLRVQHVVRDELVKAMERYRAIAAAGIVLDAKTGEVVAMSSLPDYDPNDRAQALERDRLNRATGGVFEMGSVFKAFTTAMALDSGAVSINDSFDATRPIRAAGRTISDFHGKNRILSVPEIFIYSSNIGTAKMMLATGVSRQKEFLERLHLTKRLSTELPENAAPLLPPKWNELAAMTISFGHGLSVTPMQTAVAAAAVVNGGKLLPPTFLPRSQEQAQAVGKQVISPDVSRMMRYLFRLNVLNGSGRRADVPGYTVGGKTGTAEKIENGRYVSNKRRNSFLSAFPMDDPRYVVLVVLDEPKPERKGIGATAGLNAAPMVGAIVRRSAPMLGVMPRFGKGDEPIEISY; encoded by the coding sequence ATGACGATCGTAAGCGAACCGGCTAGCTTTCTTCAGGTCAAGCGCTCCAGCCCGAGGAGCGCGCGCGGCTCGGTATCCTCCAGCGCCGTGCGGTCGCGTGTCATCGTCGCGATGATGGCTTTCGCCTGCGTCTATGCCGCAATCGCGGGACGGCTCGTGCACCTGGCCCAGATGGAGGAAGCCCCGTCTCGCGCCTGGATTTCCGCGCAGGATTCGGTGTCCGCTTCCCGGCCGGACCTGATCGACCGGAACGGGGAAATCCTTGCAACCGATATCAAGACCGCTTCGCTCTACGCGGAGCCGCGCCGGATCATTGACGTCGACGAAGCAGTCGAGGGTCTGATCCGGGCGCTTCCGGAGCTCGACGAGCAGGTGGTACGGCGGCGCCTTGAGAGCGGCGCCGGGTTCGTCTGGCTGAAGCGTGAAATGACGCCGCAAAAGGCCGATGAGGTTCACAATCTCGGTTTGCCCGGTATCGGCTTTCTTTCCGAAAACCAGAGGTTCTACCCGGGTGGTCCGACAGCGGGGCACATTGTCGGGTCGGTGAATGTCGACAATCAGGGCCTCGCCGGCATCGAAAAGCATATCGACGACGAGTGGCTGGCCGATCTGCAGTCGCTTGGTTTCGCGTCTGACAAGTCGATGGAGCCGGTCAGGCTTTCCGTGGATCTGCGCGTGCAGCACGTGGTGCGCGACGAACTGGTCAAGGCGATGGAGCGCTACCGCGCGATTGCCGCGGCCGGCATTGTCCTGGATGCCAAGACAGGCGAAGTGGTCGCCATGTCTTCCTTGCCGGACTACGATCCGAACGATCGCGCACAGGCGCTTGAACGGGACCGCCTGAACCGGGCGACCGGAGGCGTTTTCGAGATGGGCTCTGTGTTCAAGGCGTTCACAACCGCGATGGCGCTCGATTCCGGGGCCGTTTCCATCAACGACAGCTTCGATGCGACGCGCCCGATTCGTGCCGCAGGCCGGACGATTTCCGATTTCCACGGGAAAAACCGGATCCTCTCGGTACCCGAGATTTTCATCTATTCGTCCAATATCGGCACCGCGAAGATGATGCTGGCGACCGGAGTTTCACGGCAGAAGGAGTTCCTCGAGCGGCTTCACCTGACAAAGCGTTTGAGCACGGAACTGCCCGAAAACGCTGCTCCGCTACTGCCTCCGAAGTGGAATGAGCTGGCGGCCATGACCATCTCGTTCGGCCATGGCCTGTCGGTCACTCCGATGCAGACGGCGGTGGCTGCGGCCGCGGTCGTCAACGGTGGCAAACTGCTTCCGCCGACCTTCCTGCCAAGGTCCCAGGAGCAGGCGCAAGCTGTTGGAAAACAGGTTATTTCTCCGGATGTGAGCCGCATGATGCGGTACCTGTTCCGTCTGAATGTCCTCAACGGATCCGGCCGCCGCGCGGATGTTCCCGGATACACGGTCGGCGGCAAGACCGGGACAGCGGAAAAGATTGAAAACGGCCGTTATGTCAGCAACAAGCGACGGAATTCGTTCCTCTCCGCCTTTCCGATGGATGACCCGAGATACGTTGTTCTCGTGGTGCTTGACGAACCCAAACCCGAGCGCAAGGGCATCGGGGCGACCGCGGGACTGAACGCGGCGCCGATGGTCGGAGCGATCGTGAGACGGTCAGCGCCGATGCTCGGAGTGATGCCGCGCTTCGGCAAGGGGGATGAACCGATTGAGATTTCCTATTAA
- the rsmH gene encoding 16S rRNA (cytosine(1402)-N(4))-methyltransferase RsmH, whose product MMALGDRDAASAAGGPERHVPVLLSEVLEWLDPKPGEVIVDGTFGAGGYTRAILAKGARVVGVDRDPDAISAGRALEDEAQGALMLVSGQFSDLEDHAHSCGFDAVDGVVLDLGVSSMQLDEAERGFSFLRDGPLDMRMEQAGPSAADVVNDLPVRDLIRIIGLLGEEKRATSVAHAIDSARKEKRFDRTLELANLVEKVLGRSPKKAQIHPATRTFQALRIYVNGELHQAAEALGAAERILRPGGRLVLVSFHSLEDRIVKRFFQDRTRTRGGGSRHLPEEEVPPATFELLTRKAIEARADETAGNPRARSAKLRAGRRTGAPARDLDIHAAGVPRLAEFHGLGG is encoded by the coding sequence ATGATGGCGCTCGGCGACAGAGACGCTGCTTCTGCCGCTGGCGGACCCGAACGCCACGTGCCGGTTCTCCTGAGTGAAGTCCTGGAATGGCTCGATCCGAAGCCCGGTGAAGTGATTGTCGACGGGACATTCGGGGCCGGTGGCTACACCCGTGCCATTTTGGCGAAAGGCGCGCGGGTGGTCGGTGTCGATCGGGATCCTGACGCAATTTCCGCAGGGCGGGCACTGGAAGACGAGGCGCAGGGTGCGCTGATGCTCGTTTCCGGCCAGTTTTCCGACCTTGAAGATCATGCGCACAGCTGCGGCTTTGATGCCGTCGACGGCGTGGTTCTCGATCTGGGGGTCTCTTCGATGCAGCTGGACGAAGCCGAGCGCGGGTTCTCCTTCCTGCGCGATGGTCCGCTGGACATGCGCATGGAGCAGGCAGGCCCGTCCGCAGCCGACGTCGTCAATGATCTGCCGGTCAGGGACCTTATCCGCATCATCGGACTTCTGGGCGAGGAAAAACGGGCGACGTCCGTTGCACATGCCATCGACAGCGCACGCAAGGAAAAGCGGTTCGACAGAACGCTTGAGCTGGCGAACCTCGTCGAAAAGGTTCTCGGGCGGTCTCCGAAGAAGGCTCAGATCCATCCCGCGACACGCACGTTCCAGGCTCTTCGGATCTATGTGAACGGTGAACTGCACCAGGCGGCCGAAGCGCTGGGCGCGGCGGAGCGCATCCTGCGTCCGGGCGGGCGTCTCGTGCTGGTGAGTTTTCATTCGCTGGAAGACCGGATCGTCAAGCGGTTCTTCCAGGACCGGACCAGAACACGCGGCGGCGGTTCCCGCCACTTGCCGGAAGAGGAAGTTCCGCCAGCGACATTCGAGCTTCTGACGCGCAAGGCGATCGAGGCAAGGGCGGATGAGACGGCAGGCAATCCGAGGGCGCGCTCGGCGAAGCTGAGGGCAGGGCGGCGCACCGGGGCACCTGCGCGCGATCTGGATATTCACGCGGCGGGTGTGCCGCGGCTTGCAGAATTTCACGGGCTGGGGGGCTGA
- a CDS encoding division/cell wall cluster transcriptional repressor MraZ produces MAGFVSHFTNRLDAKGRVSIPAPFRSVLARDGFEGLYCITSAHCDAVDAGGNDLLAEISKRSEAFAKLSPDHDALAVALFGASENPKIDGDGRVTISDMIKEHTGITDQVTFVGLNYKFQIWEPEKFREYRAEAQRRALAMLSGQSPAPSQGEPS; encoded by the coding sequence ATGGCCGGATTTGTTTCTCACTTTACCAACCGGCTGGATGCCAAGGGTCGCGTGTCGATCCCGGCACCCTTCCGGTCGGTCTTGGCGAGAGATGGATTTGAGGGGCTGTATTGCATCACTTCCGCACATTGCGATGCCGTCGACGCCGGCGGAAACGATCTGCTTGCGGAAATCAGCAAGCGCTCCGAGGCATTTGCCAAGCTGTCACCCGACCATGACGCTCTGGCGGTCGCCCTTTTCGGTGCGAGCGAAAACCCAAAGATCGATGGAGACGGCCGCGTGACCATTTCCGACATGATCAAGGAGCATACCGGGATCACCGACCAGGTCACTTTCGTCGGGTTGAATTACAAGTTTCAGATCTGGGAGCCGGAAAAGTTTCGCGAGTACCGCGCTGAGGCCCAAAGACGTGCGCTCGCGATGCTGTCGGGGCAAAGCCCCGCGCCTTCACAGGGAGAGCCGTCATGA
- a CDS encoding AraC family transcriptional regulator, which produces MLRSALRPPLNDFRCFDTLDVDEAREIVARNFCSHRLERMSTADRFNACQNRVDGKHVSLNYIRYGADVTIDPGELSDFYLIQIPIAGTADVRNGTRSVWSTTSMGVILNPDRHTTMRWHAGCEQVLVQIERSYVANIATRMTGLGMNTIRFHPGLDLKRAAVAVWAKRLRGLFGAAAAGQIFRQPDDPRQQQLEEVLVTTLLDAQANTASHIIGDRVTGASPAVLKKAVAYINDRFDHDISLLDICAYARATPRNLQIVFKRELGCSPMEKLQDIRLKFARHLLLSSSGNLSVAEIAERSGQRHAGRFSQAYKARYGEKPRDTLHRRRFG; this is translated from the coding sequence ATGCTTCGATCCGCGCTCAGACCGCCGCTCAATGATTTCAGGTGCTTCGACACGCTCGACGTTGACGAAGCCCGTGAAATCGTCGCGCGAAATTTCTGCAGTCACAGGCTTGAGCGGATGTCAACCGCAGATCGCTTCAACGCCTGCCAGAACAGGGTCGACGGCAAACATGTTTCCCTGAACTACATCCGTTATGGGGCGGACGTGACCATCGACCCGGGCGAACTGTCCGACTTCTATCTGATCCAGATACCGATTGCCGGCACGGCGGATGTGCGTAATGGCACCCGTTCCGTCTGGTCGACGACGTCCATGGGCGTGATCCTGAACCCGGACCGGCACACCACCATGCGCTGGCACGCCGGGTGTGAACAGGTTCTGGTACAGATCGAAAGATCCTACGTCGCCAACATTGCCACCCGCATGACAGGTCTCGGTATGAACACGATCCGTTTTCATCCGGGTCTCGACTTGAAACGTGCCGCGGTCGCGGTTTGGGCAAAGCGCCTGCGCGGTCTTTTCGGAGCCGCTGCGGCGGGGCAGATTTTCCGTCAACCGGACGACCCCCGGCAGCAGCAGCTCGAAGAAGTGCTCGTGACTACATTGCTGGATGCTCAGGCCAACACTGCGTCCCACATTATTGGAGATCGCGTTACAGGAGCTTCACCGGCGGTTCTGAAAAAGGCAGTGGCCTATATCAACGACAGGTTCGATCACGACATAAGCCTGCTGGATATCTGTGCGTATGCCAGGGCGACCCCCCGCAATCTGCAGATCGTGTTCAAACGGGAGCTCGGATGCAGTCCAATGGAAAAACTGCAGGACATCCGCCTGAAATTCGCGCGGCATCTGTTGTTGTCGAGCAGTGGCAATCTTTCAGTAGCGGAGATCGCCGAAAGGTCGGGACAACGGCATGCGGGACGGTTCTCCCAGGCCTACAAGGCGCGTTACGGAGAGAAACCCAGGGACACCTTGCACCGCCGCCGGTTCGGCTGA
- a CDS encoding cupin domain-containing protein has product MQNGAGITSADTGLDDISWNVVGQTYKPKLHSTNAFIWHAVVPAESFVPPHVHPTQDEWIVMLEGELEVEMGGGTHMAKAGDTVRMPMGEAHGIFNRSGKTATCVFGVAPARKLFDLFIALNGVTDPQELVRLSALHEVDFLPPPDQA; this is encoded by the coding sequence ATGCAAAACGGAGCCGGCATCACATCCGCAGACACGGGCCTCGACGACATCAGCTGGAATGTTGTCGGTCAGACCTACAAACCGAAACTCCACAGCACCAACGCGTTCATATGGCACGCCGTGGTTCCGGCCGAAAGCTTCGTCCCGCCGCATGTTCACCCGACCCAGGACGAATGGATCGTCATGCTGGAGGGCGAGCTTGAAGTTGAAATGGGCGGCGGCACACATATGGCAAAAGCCGGCGACACGGTGCGCATGCCGATGGGAGAGGCGCACGGGATTTTCAATCGGTCCGGCAAGACCGCGACCTGCGTCTTCGGCGTTGCACCGGCGCGCAAGCTGTTCGACCTGTTCATCGCCCTGAACGGTGTTACGGACCCGCAGGAGCTCGTCAGATTGTCGGCCCTGCACGAAGTCGACTTCCTTCCCCCGCCGGATCAGGCTTGA